DNA sequence from the Dethiosulfovibrio salsuginis genome:
CATCCTCCTAAAAAGCCTGTTGTCGGTGGTGCTGGTCCTGTTCTGCCTATCCAGGCTTACCCCCGTGAGAGGGGAGACGAAGATCCTGAATTTCTTATCCTGGGCGACCTCCTGAGTCACTCTGTCGTTGAGACCATGGATACCCTCGATTATAAGGATATCGTCGGAATCGAGTTTGAGTATCTTGCCTTCCTTTCTGCTCCCTGTGACGAAATCGAACTGCGGAAGCTGAACTTCCTGGCCCGATAGGAGCTGATTGAGATGAAGGTTCAGTAGCTCCAGATCCAAAGCCTCCAGAGCCTCAAAGTCGTACTCCCCTTTTTCGTCTAAAGGGGTTTTATCTCTGTCCACAAAATAGTCGTCCAGAGACAGAGTCACAGGCCTTTTGCCGCATACCTGAAGCTGAATTTTAAGCCTCTTGGAAGTGGTGGTCTTGCCGGAAGCCGACGGGCCGGCGATACAGACCAGAGCAGCCCCCCTGTTGACGACCTCGTCGGCCAGATGGCTCAACCTCTGGGAGTGGAAAGCCTCGGAGATTAGCATCAGCTCCTGTCCCTTTCCCTCGGCTATAGCGTCATGGAGGTTCACCATAGAGCTGACTCCCATGGTCTTCAGCCAGTTGGCGTACTCCAGAAAGACCTCGGAAAGCTTCTTAGACGCCTGAAAAGGGGGAAGCGACGTAGGATAGGCCACCGTAGGAAACTGGAGGACCATACCAGGTGAAAGCAGCTTTAAACCCCAGTTTTTAAGGTAGCCCGTAGAGGGCACTAAAGGGCAGTAGAAAAATCCGTACATATCGAGACACCTATAGACCTCGATGGGGTCCATAGAGACCCTGGAAAAAAGCCTTCCCTTCTCCGGGTTACCCTGACGCTGAAAGATCCGACAGGCCTTATCGAGAGAGACTACCTCCCGCGATATAGGTATATCCATCTCCACCAGATCCGCCATAGCAACCTTGATGGCCTCTAAATCTTCCTCTGTAACCTCTCCGTCGGAGAACTCCCAAAAGTGGCCCTCCGATATGGAGTGGCGGATGAAGATAGACTTACCTAAAGCCTTTCTCGTAGCAAGGAGAAGGAGAAATCCCAGAGAGCTCCTGTAGACCATGGTCCCCTCAAAAGAGTTGGTGTCCACGAACTCCACCGATGACTCTCCGTCCAGAACCCACTCTAAGGGCCTGAGATAGTTGTTCACCCTCCAGGCCACGATATTTCTGTTTCTGTAAAGCCCTGTGGAGGCCAATATTCCCTGACCTGAAAGGGGCATATCGCACTGTATGCTGGAGAACCCCTTTATCTTCACTTTAAAAGACATATCCATCTCTCCTCCTGATCTCGTCTCAATACACACCTTTATTATAGCCTACCCTGTAGGACCAGCGACCCTGCGACGAGGACCAGGGCCTCTATCATCTCGCATATACAGCCATAGCTATCTCCGGTAAGGCCGTTTAAGTGACGGGATATCCAACAGCCGACGAAGTAAGCGACCACCCCTGTAACCCCAAGGACCACTATGCCTATCCACCCCAGGAGAACCGTAGAGGCGACAAGAGCAAAGCCCGACGCCACGGACAACTCAAGCCGACGACAGGAACTGACGAAAACCCGTCCAGCACCGTCCTTTCTGGCAGGGGGAAAATGGAAAATAGACCACACCACCGCCCACCTCGCCAAGATAGGGGATACCAAAATCCAGTAAAATCCCCGGGGGCCGAAAGAGGATAGAGCGGCAAACTTCAGGATCAAGACAGATCCTATAGCCAGAGCTCCGAAAGTACCTATTCGACTGTCTTTCATTATCTCAAGTGCCCTCTCCCTGGTAGCCCCTCCTCCTAAACCGTCGAAGGTATCCGCCAATCCGTCGAGATGGAGACCTCTGGTAATGGCTATCCAGAATATCAAAGCGATAGCCCCCGAAACCGAAGGAGGGAGGATATAGCTGCTTAGGACGAATAGGGAGGACACCAGTCCCCCGATAACCCCGCCTACCGCTGGGAACCACCGTGTGCTCTGCCCCATCTCCTCGTCGGACATCATTCGTCCTAAAGACACAGGTATGGAGGTCATAAACGACAAGGCCAGCAAAAACCTCATCGAGGCTCCCCCTTTATCCTCTGGGGAATGCCGGCGGTCAGCAAAAACACCGAATCCGCCTCCTTAGCTATAGCCTGATTGACCCAGCCCGCTATATCCCTGAATATCCTGCCTAGAGGATAGGGAGGCACCAGCCCCATGCCCACCTCGTTGGAGACGAGGACCGCCTTTATGGACCGACCTCTGATGGCCATCAGCACCTGATCGACGTAGCTCAGGGTAGAGGATATCAACCTATCCTCGTCCTCTTTAGACAGATCATCCCAATCGGTCCTCTGGTCAAACATGAAGTTGGTTATCATCATAGTGACACAGTCCAGCAGGAGAATAGATCGGACAGGGAGCCTCTCTATCGCCTTATGGACCTCCCTCTGGGCCTCCAGGGTTATCCATCCATCAGGGCGGTCAGATCTATGTCTCTCCACCCTCCGGGCCATTTCATCGTCTTTTATAAAAGCGGTAGCGACGTAATAGACCGGATCGTCCAAGGACGCCAGCTCGCAAACTCGCTCCTGGGCGAAACCGCTTTTACCGCTCCTGGCCCCTCCAAGGACCAAGGTTATCTCTCCTCCGTCTATCTCGATCGCCTCTCATTCGCAAAAAACGAGGATATAGCCCCTAAAAGGACGTCGTCTACGTCCCTGGTCTTTACCCCTATCCTAAAAAAGCCCTCTAAGCCAAAGGAACGACAGTCCCTGACCAGTATGTTCTTGCCTTTAAGGTAGGCCATTATCTCGTCGGACCTGGGATGGTGACACAGCACGAAGTTGGCCTCGCCAGGTATAACGGTTATGCCCATACCCTTGAGGGAATCGAAAAGCCGAGCCTTCTCCGCCCTTAGATCCCGCCACTGCTCCCGATAGTACCCCTCCTTATCGAGCACCGCCATACCTACCGACTGAGCCTGTGCCCCGACGCTCCAGTCGGGCTGGACCGAGCTCATAGCCTTTATGGCCTCGTCGGATCCGAGAGCGTAGCCGAGCCGGACCCCTGGAAGGCCGTAGTCTTTGGTCATAGACCGGAGCAGTATCAGCCTCCTGGAGCTCAAAAACCTCTCCAGCCTAGGTGGGTCGGCCATAAAGTTCCTGTAGGCCTCGTCCACGACCAAAATAGTGGGCCCAAGGGAACAGCACTCGATAAGCCGACCTATCTGATCCTCCCTGGCGGTATAGCCGGTGGGATTATTGGGGCTGCATAGCCATAAAATCGTAGGAGGGTCGGAGGCTATACGGTCGCAGAGCAGGGTATCCATATCAGGAGCACCCCAGAGCATAGACCGAGAAAAATCCCACATAGAGATCTCCGCCCCCATGGCGATAGAGGGAGCTGCGTACTCGCCGTAAGCCGGAGCCACCACCGAGGCCTTTCTGCCGGCCTTGAGGTAGGCCATTGCGACCAGCCATATGGCCTGGGAGGCTCCGTTGGTCACTATGACCGACGATGGCTCCACGCCGTTTAAGCTGGCAAGTCGGTCCCTCAAGGCCCCGGAATATCGGTCAGGATAGACCCTTAGCTCCGACGATAGGGCCGCTTGGAGAACCTCTTCGTGTGAAGGAAAGGGATTTATGGATACGCTGAAATCGACGATATCCTCGACCTTGAGTCCTTTAGACGCTATCTCCTGGTAGTCCACTCCACCGTGAACCACAGGGAGAAGGTTCCTTACGTAAGAAACAGGTAGAGGCCTCATCTCATACCTACGATCAACGCGAATCCAAAGGCGACGGTGGCTAATTGAGCCACCGAGACGACCTTCATGGAAAGGTATAGATCCTCGACGTCAGGATCTCCGTCACCTCCGGGGATAGAGTAGCAGCCCCTTTTCGTCAAGGTAATCCCCAAAGCACCTGCTATAGCCGCCATAGGCCATCCGGCGTTAGGGCTCTCGGTGGCCCGGTGAAATCTGAAGGAAGAACGGATAGCTCCCCTCCAGTCGACCTCCGAGGACCATGCACCGACGACCAGGAGCAAAGCGGACAGCCTGGCGGGCAGTATGTTAAAGAGGTCGTCCAGCAAGGCGGAGGCCTTTCCACCTAACTCAAAGTCACCGTGCCTGTACCCAACCATAGAGTCACAGGTATTTACAAATCGATACGCCAAAGCTCCAGGAAGGCCGAAGAGGCTGTAGGCTAAAATAGGGCCAACCCACCCGTCGGAGAGATTCTCCGACAGAGACTCCACCGCCGCCCCGGCGACCTCCTGAGAGGAGAGATCGGAGGTATCCCTGCTGACCAAGTGCCAGGCCAGCTTTCCCCTCGCCTGGGCGAGGTCTCCAGCGACCAGGGCGACGTACACCTCTCTCCCTGCGTCTAAAAGGCCGCTAGCGGACATAGTCCCTTTGAGAAACCACACCGAAAAGACGAAAGACACAGGCCACCACAGCAGTGACACCAAAGGACCTAGCAGGGCGAAAAACATCGTCCCCGAGGCAACCATAAAGGCTCCATAAAGGAAAAGCCCTTTGGAAGGACGTCGATTCCACGCAAATTCGATGAACTTGCCCATCCAGCAAACAGGATGAAGTTCCTCAGGTGGCTCCCCTATAAGCCGGTCCACCAATACAGCCAAAATCAAGACGATTAAAGTTTGAATCATAGTTCAACCTCCAGTAGACGAACCCCTCCTGATACCATGGGAACGTAGAAAGGATCCCCTAGCTCAGGAGGCCACAAAAGAGACTCCCCTTTGAGACGTTCCTTTTGGAAGATAGCTCCGGAGAGGGTACCGCTGTGGGCTGTCACTATACCTAACGCTCCGTTTGAGAGGGCAGCCTCCAAAATCGACTCAAGGTCATCTTTGCGGAGTATAGATTGATTTGCCAAAGCGCTCTCCGTAGCGGCAACGGCGAACAAAGGCCAGTTTCGGTCGTGCAGACCTTTTTCCAGATCGGCTAAAATACGGTCGTAATCCCTGTCAGGACGAGAATACACCCTCTCGTTGAAGGACACCGTATCGACCTCCCCTCCAGGATCGAAAACCGCCAACATCAGATCAGGGACGGGCCCTAGATAGCGATGGCGGGAAAATCTACGGTGATCCATAAGGACAAGGCCCTCCCAGGCCAGGCTATCGGAGGGCTCCACCGCCACAGCTATCTCGGTGGCCTCTTCAGGAGGTAAAGGCCGACCTAGACAGGCGGCCAAACCGTAGAGAGAGGCCAGAATATCGGCGGTACTGCTGGCGTAACCTCTAGCCCCGACCAGCTGGGTCTCCTGACGAAGGTAGATATCCATAGCCTCCCCCCACAGGTCTAACGCCACCTTCAGAGCCCTCTCGGTCTTGGACATATGTCCAGGCACGAAAAACCTTCCATCTCCAGGGCTGGCGGAGATCTCCACTTTGGACCACAGGCCGACAGGGCAGGATATCAGCTGAGAGACCCCCTCTGGCCATCCCTGAAAGAGCTCTCCACAGGTGCCAGGACAGCAGGCAACCGCCCTCATAGCCCCAATATAGCCTCCAGGGCCTTCATATCCATATGCTCCTCCATGTGATCCGCCAGTCGATCGAAAGCCCTTTCCCTGAGTTCCCTTAGGGACAGGGCCTCACCGGAAGGAGACCAGCCGAGAGACGCCAACCAGGCTCTCCTGAACTCGGGAAGGTCGAAAACACCGTGGAGGTAGGTTCCCCATATCCTGCCAGAGGGATCGGACGCTCCGTCGGGACCTTCGGATAGGTTAAAAATCGGCATCGCCGAGGTGGTCCGCCCCATATGGATTTCGTATCCCTCGACTGTCATACCTTTAAAAGGTAAAAGAGCCTCCGCCGGGGAGATTACCTGCCCCCTGGACCGGACGGTCCTTTTTTCTCCGCAAAAATCGGTTATCCCGTCCAGAAGCCCCATACCTGGAACCTGGGACTCCTGGCTCTCCACGTTTTCGGGGTCCCTGATCCATCGTCCCATCATCTGAAATCCTCCGCAAACCCCTACCACCGAGGTCCCTCGAGACGCCAGATCCTTTATGGCCCTCTCTAAACCGTTGTCCCTCATCCACATAAGGTCGGCCACGGTGCTCTTGCTCCCCGGGAGGATGACACAGTCAGGATGGCCCAGCTCGGCGGAACTACGGACGAATCGGACCCCTACGTCGGCCTCGACAGCGAGGGCATCCATATCGTCGTAGTTGGACGTTCTGGGATAGCCGATAACCGCCAGATCGAGACTGCCTTGGGATATACGGCTATTTCCCTCCAGAAAAACCGAGTCCTCCTGGGCTATTTCCAGCCGATCGAGGTAGGGAATAAGCCCTAAGGTCGGGCGGCCTGTTAAATCCCGTAGCATCTCCAGCCCCGAGCCTATAAGCGCCGGGTCGCCTCGAAACTTGTTGATCAAAAAGCCCTTCACCAACGACTTTTCCTCCTCCTCCAACAGGGCCATAGTGCCGTAAAGGGATGCAAATACACCTCCTCTGTCGATATCGCCGACCAGTAGGACCGGGGATTGGAGGTAAGTCGCCACCCTCATATTCACTATATCGTTGGCCTTAAGGTTTATCTCCGCAGGACTGCCGGCGCCCTCCACCACCAAAAGATCAAACCTGCTTCTGAGATCGTCGAGAGCCTGGGTCACGTGACCCCAAAGCTCTTTTTTCCTGTCGTGGTAATCCAAGGCGGAGAGGCTATTCATAGGCTTTCCCATGACCACCACCTGAGACCTGGAATGGCCCTCAGGCTTTAGGAGCACAGGGTTCATCTCCACCGAAGGCTCCAGACCTGCCGCTCTGGCCTGGTCCACCTGAGCCCTTCCCATCTCCTTTCCGTCGAGGGTGACGTAGGAATTCAGGGCCATATTCTGAGCCTTAAAAGGGGCTACCGATATTCCCTTTCGAGCGAAAATCCGGCACAGACCGGTTGCGAGGACGCTCTTACCTACATCCGACGAGGTGCCCTGAAGCATTATAGATCTTGATTTCATTCACAAGCCTCCCTTACCTTCCGGCCCTGGTGGCAATATACTCCTCAACCACCTTGCCGTCGTGAACAAGCCTCACTCTGTTGATCTGTCTACGACTGGAGAGCCATCTAAATCTCTCACGGGCTTCTCTTTCGTCGCAACAGTCCCGACCGGCCAGCCCCCACCACCTCTCGCCGCTGGGGTAACCTCTCCACTCCGCCAGAAGGGGCTCCTGATAACAGACCGACCAACGAAAGTCGGACCACAGAGCGGGAATCCTGTATCTCTGCCTGGCCTTCCCCGGTATGACCAAAAGGACGCTCAGCTCGTCTTTGAACCTGGTGGCGGAGCCGTTGAAAAGCACCCCCTCATGGGAATCCTGAAAGGAGAAACTGTCCCCGTCCTTTCGGATACCCATGGACAGACACCATTTCCTCATCCTATCGAGTATCTGATCCAAAGACCTATCGCCACCGAGGGAGGCCAGCTCTTTAAGAGCGGTCTCCCTGTCCATAACGTAATCCCCTCGTTTATCCATAATGCAAAGCCTATGAAGACCGGACAGGTCCATATTCTCACCTCTTCCACCGTTATACACCGAGATTGTACATTATGTCAGGCCGATAGGCACTTGCCCTTTCACCGGACCATCGTGGTATATTTTAGATGCGGAACGGAAAATACCACGAAAGGGAGTGACTAGAGATGACAAAGCCCTGTAAGGTCAAGGTTTTCGTGGAGTCCCCTAAGGCCGGTGCAGGCTGATGCACCTTGCCCTACAGAGGAGAGGAAAGGGAATCCTACCCCGGGGCAAAGAGCAGGATGCTCACAGGAAACCTGATAGTGAAGGTGAAGGATAGATTTAAAGACGCCGTAGACCTGAACGTCTACGACCCTAGGTCACCTTTTTGGATATGGGATGTAATAAGGTTCTCCGTAAAGGGAGGAGAGCCAGCGTGGATAGTGGAGGGAGAGCTTCTCTTTAAAGGGGTTCCCTCTTGGGAAGATCTGGAAAAAGCTCTTGAGGATCAAATCAAAAAAAGAAAAGGCGTGATTAAATGAAGAAAATATATCTGTGTTTAGCTTTTTGCGCTCTGTCCCTAGTTTTTATGGCCACCATCGCCACAGCGGCAAAACCGATCCCGCCGGAGATAAAAAGCTTCATCATAAAATTCTCCGACCAGTACGGAAACGCTATGGAGACGTTATCGAAGGACCTGGAGAAAGCCCAGACCCCTGATCAGATGGCATCGGCCCTTAACTCCTACTCGGACAAACTGGAGCCTATGATGGCGGAGATGGTGGCTATGGAGAAAAAGTATCCCGAGTTTTTTGAGGGAACCGACGAAGACGATTACGCCGTTGATTCAGACATAGAGAAAGCCAGCGACAGAATGGACCAGAAGGCCGAGGGAATGATGGAGTCCATGGGGAAGGTGTTCACCCACGCCGACCACCCAGCGGTACAGGCAGCCCTTGAGAGACTTGGAAAAGTCATGGGCGAGGAAGAGGAAGAGGAAGAGGAAGAGGAACTCTAAGGTAAACAACAGCCGTCGGGGTCTGCGACGATCCCGACGGCTACGAAAAGGCTTATGGTGGAGGCGCGGACCACAGAATAAGCTCTAACTGCAAGGATTTACAGATTTCAGAGACACTATGGAGACAAAAACACACTCTAGAGCCTAAAAGCAAGCCCATCCTAAAATTAAATAATGCAAGAGCTAAGGCGTTATTTTGCTTTTCTCTCCAGCCATTTTAGCAGAAGCTCCTGCCCATAGTCCAGTATCTGCCCTGCCGAGTACCCTGCCATAGCTATAATCGCTGAGCTGGTCCATGGAGAGAGTCGAAGACCGCGGCAGAAACAGGCCATTACCAACCCCACGAATCCAGCGACGATCATCCCGGATAAGAATTCTCCCCACGAAAACGGTTCAGACCGGTGAAGCCGGATAAACCGAACCAGAGATCCTGCCATAGCCATCAGGGTGGGTGG
Encoded proteins:
- a CDS encoding nucleoside kinase — its product is MSFKVKIKGFSSIQCDMPLSGQGILASTGLYRNRNIVAWRVNNYLRPLEWVLDGESSVEFVDTNSFEGTMVYRSSLGFLLLLATRKALGKSIFIRHSISEGHFWEFSDGEVTEEDLEAIKVAMADLVEMDIPISREVVSLDKACRIFQRQGNPEKGRLFSRVSMDPIEVYRCLDMYGFFYCPLVPSTGYLKNWGLKLLSPGMVLQFPTVAYPTSLPPFQASKKLSEVFLEYANWLKTMGVSSMVNLHDAIAEGKGQELMLISEAFHSQRLSHLADEVVNRGAALVCIAGPSASGKTTTSKRLKIQLQVCGKRPVTLSLDDYFVDRDKTPLDEKGEYDFEALEALDLELLNLHLNQLLSGQEVQLPQFDFVTGSRKEGKILKLDSDDILIIEGIHGLNDRVTQEVAQDKKFRIFVSPLTGVSLDRQNRTSTTDNRLFRRMIRDHRTRGHSPEATLKRWPSVIRGAQKYIFPYQKHSDVMFNSALLYELPVLKGYLEPLLQTVPEDSPLFGESRRLLSLLRFVPPLPSDKVPNESILREFIGGSLFED
- the cobS gene encoding adenosylcobinamide-GDP ribazoletransferase, with protein sequence MRFLLALSFMTSIPVSLGRMMSDEEMGQSTRWFPAVGGVIGGLVSSLFVLSSYILPPSVSGAIALIFWIAITRGLHLDGLADTFDGLGGGATRERALEIMKDSRIGTFGALAIGSVLILKFAALSSFGPRGFYWILVSPILARWAVVWSIFHFPPARKDGAGRVFVSSCRRLELSVASGFALVASTVLLGWIGIVVLGVTGVVAYFVGCWISRHLNGLTGDSYGCICEMIEALVLVAGSLVLQGRL
- the cobU gene encoding bifunctional adenosylcobinamide kinase/adenosylcobinamide-phosphate guanylyltransferase; protein product: MVLGGARSGKSGFAQERVCELASLDDPVYYVATAFIKDDEMARRVERHRSDRPDGWITLEAQREVHKAIERLPVRSILLLDCVTMMITNFMFDQRTDWDDLSKEDEDRLISSTLSYVDQVLMAIRGRSIKAVLVSNEVGMGLVPPYPLGRIFRDIAGWVNQAIAKEADSVFLLTAGIPQRIKGEPR
- a CDS encoding pyridoxal phosphate-dependent aminotransferase — translated: MRPLPVSYVRNLLPVVHGGVDYQEIASKGLKVEDIVDFSVSINPFPSHEEVLQAALSSELRVYPDRYSGALRDRLASLNGVEPSSVIVTNGASQAIWLVAMAYLKAGRKASVVAPAYGEYAAPSIAMGAEISMWDFSRSMLWGAPDMDTLLCDRIASDPPTILWLCSPNNPTGYTAREDQIGRLIECCSLGPTILVVDEAYRNFMADPPRLERFLSSRRLILLRSMTKDYGLPGVRLGYALGSDEAIKAMSSVQPDWSVGAQAQSVGMAVLDKEGYYREQWRDLRAEKARLFDSLKGMGITVIPGEANFVLCHHPRSDEIMAYLKGKNILVRDCRSFGLEGFFRIGVKTRDVDDVLLGAISSFFANERRSR
- the cbiB gene encoding adenosylcobinamide-phosphate synthase CbiB; the protein is MIQTLIVLILAVLVDRLIGEPPEELHPVCWMGKFIEFAWNRRPSKGLFLYGAFMVASGTMFFALLGPLVSLLWWPVSFVFSVWFLKGTMSASGLLDAGREVYVALVAGDLAQARGKLAWHLVSRDTSDLSSQEVAGAAVESLSENLSDGWVGPILAYSLFGLPGALAYRFVNTCDSMVGYRHGDFELGGKASALLDDLFNILPARLSALLLVVGAWSSEVDWRGAIRSSFRFHRATESPNAGWPMAAIAGALGITLTKRGCYSIPGGDGDPDVEDLYLSMKVVSVAQLATVAFGFALIVGMR
- a CDS encoding GHMP family kinase ATP-binding protein, yielding MRAVACCPGTCGELFQGWPEGVSQLISCPVGLWSKVEISASPGDGRFFVPGHMSKTERALKVALDLWGEAMDIYLRQETQLVGARGYASSTADILASLYGLAACLGRPLPPEEATEIAVAVEPSDSLAWEGLVLMDHRRFSRHRYLGPVPDLMLAVFDPGGEVDTVSFNERVYSRPDRDYDRILADLEKGLHDRNWPLFAVAATESALANQSILRKDDLESILEAALSNGALGIVTAHSGTLSGAIFQKERLKGESLLWPPELGDPFYVPMVSGGVRLLEVEL
- a CDS encoding cobyric acid synthase, with translation MKSRSIMLQGTSSDVGKSVLATGLCRIFARKGISVAPFKAQNMALNSYVTLDGKEMGRAQVDQARAAGLEPSVEMNPVLLKPEGHSRSQVVVMGKPMNSLSALDYHDRKKELWGHVTQALDDLRSRFDLLVVEGAGSPAEINLKANDIVNMRVATYLQSPVLLVGDIDRGGVFASLYGTMALLEEEEKSLVKGFLINKFRGDPALIGSGLEMLRDLTGRPTLGLIPYLDRLEIAQEDSVFLEGNSRISQGSLDLAVIGYPRTSNYDDMDALAVEADVGVRFVRSSAELGHPDCVILPGSKSTVADLMWMRDNGLERAIKDLASRGTSVVGVCGGFQMMGRWIRDPENVESQESQVPGMGLLDGITDFCGEKRTVRSRGQVISPAEALLPFKGMTVEGYEIHMGRTTSAMPIFNLSEGPDGASDPSGRIWGTYLHGVFDLPEFRRAWLASLGWSPSGEALSLRELRERAFDRLADHMEEHMDMKALEAILGL
- a CDS encoding phage holin family protein, whose protein sequence is MDDFFDSLHQYLAVLLPPTLMAMAGSLVRFIRLHRSEPFSWGEFLSGMIVAGFVGLVMACFCRGLRLSPWTSSAIIAMAGYSAGQILDYGQELLLKWLERKAK